Part of the Vigna angularis cultivar LongXiaoDou No.4 chromosome 1, ASM1680809v1, whole genome shotgun sequence genome, CATTCGTATAAAGGGAGAATACTGctttaacataataataataataatattattattatctatttacaaattttgtattactttattaactaattttttattattattgtttagaaattattgaaaataccATACTTTTGAATTGCATACATATTCCGTAAAAGTTTACGTAAGTTTTACAATTAAGAAAGTTATCTCAACCTAGGAGACAATATggaaaataattaagaaaatctAGAAAAGAGGGCGCATGTCTTTGACGACATTTTTCTTGAAACATATATCCTTTTGATATGATAAACTAGAAGGTTCATGAAAATGTCAtgttaaatgtttattttaaatttagaatctATTTagttgattaataaaatatgcaTTTTGTTAGTATTACACTTtgaatattcaatttaatttgttttttgtgaATGATTGAAGCATAtaactcatttaatttttctttaaaaatatatttacaaagcATAAAACACATGCTGATTAAAACAGCagacaaatatattttttttccattcagTCTATTATTATAACTTTCTTTCATAGACCTGCtctataaaaggaaaaattctaattgttttattttggcatgaaattattaattagtGAGTTGGTCAAAGATATTTTCGATAACTCTGCAATTTCTAGTTGGcaaagtaataatatatatatttttgttatctatGTATCCAATCAAAGTTTACATATGAATAATTGTGGAAGAATAAGAtgacacatacacacacacttTTTGTTATgatattgttaatttttgtatgcgaagaaattatattattaattagtggataaattaattaaagatatttttgttaactttgCATCTATGAAAGCCTTGCATGGTGGAAGAATAAGATGCCAAACTACATGGACGGTTCATGGATTATGTATTGATAAAGAAAGActcttaatttatatatttgcaAACTAACTTTCTGAATCAgcatgaaataaattattaataacataGGTTGTCACTACACAATTAATATAAACATGATTAGCCACTTTATTAATTgtcttaattataataatgtttggCAGGCTTTGGTACAATAGCCCCACTTCCTACCTCTCCCTTAGGGCAAGAATCTCTCTGCAGGCACTTATTCTTcatgcataatttttttatatatttgcaGTCCAAATTGTTTGTAAAGAgcaattatattgttttaatcttaattttgttaagataATATAATGatagaattaattactatagtttgttttaaagtttaaaatttcttcgtagttttattattaaaagatacAGGGAAAGAATAATAAAGAATTTTGATTTATCGAAACacatgttaaatatttttgtttgatgaagATTTGACAGTTTTTATATTGGTCTAGTCGTGTTAAAAGCAACTTCTCCTGAAGCTTTttcaaacaatataataaacattcactttaataatatttaaagatgCTTAGCTATATTGTGTGacattgtttgaaaaaaaatatgctttttatGTCACATGTGATTTTAGtagtttcaaaaattaaaaagagttGTTTGTATGGATAAATTGTTATTCTTCATGAGttgtttaatatttgtattatattataagaGAGAACATGAaaggttgaagaaaaaaaataagcaaCTTGTTATAACATAATTTTGTTAAAGTGTGCAAGACTTatgagtttataaataaatatttttttttgctatatataattttaaattatttaaaactagagttttttttttcaaatataagcAGCTATATTCTTTATAAGTTACTTAACGTAACAttaaacacaaaagaaaatgtaaaatattgaCGAGATCAACATCTCCAAGGCATATTTATTAATGAGTTgcttaatatatactttttttaaaactaaaataaatgacTTTGAAATATTTTGCTTAAATAAATGATGTTCTTAAACGCTTATCATCAACCAGCtttctttttagaaaatttaatcattcacttaacaatttttaaaattgaagtcaCTTGTTTTATACAactcttaaaatttttatatatctaaGTTGATACctccaaaatatttttcaaggattTGTCACtctatatatatgtaaaaatcttaaaattgaaatttcttttgtaaaattCTTAAACTTATGTGGCGACGAAGATccacaaatttaaataaacaacacaTTTGAACAATAACACATTACAGATATTTTGATATAGAGAGAATATTTTCTTAGTTAAAATAGAAACtctaattaaaagaaaaactatttagATATTTAAAACAAGCACAAATAATTCtcctaaaacacatttatacTTTATAcatcattataaaataaacaaaattaaggtAAAATTCATTTACCCATAACTCTAAGTTCCCACGTTATTCAACTTTTGCATTTATGTTGATGCACATGACCATATATATGCCATATTTAAGCTTGAGGAATATGACATTTTCATACTTCATTGCTGATGTAGTTCTTTCTTGACCTATATTATCAAGTGGTGGTGGATTGATATCGATGCATCATGACGAGAATGCTGAGATTTTTAATACCATGATTGAGATGGTaaagtgatttttttcttttttcttttttacaatgGAGAATCAAGAGTTTGATTCCATGATAATTGAGAAAGGTAGACCAACGTTGGATGCCAAATGCCAATAATACATCATGTGACCACGTTGCATGTTTCAGAGGgaaaaaaaccctaatttttggtCAAAGTGGGACCAGAATTCCAGAACCCACGTAACTCTGTCATAAAACGTTTTAATTAAACCAGTTCATCTTAAAAGGGAAAATTGAAGAGCAAGAAAGTTCatcattttcaaaaaattaaaccTACATTTTGACCAAGTAACATACATTAAATAAAACACCAAGAATAGAAAAATCAGTCATCAACGTTGATGTTAATACCGGGTATgttttttctaaaatgaaattaatattagtattttaatgCTTATAGAAAGGAAACTCTGCGGTGTTAATCAGTGGGCCATTATCCTTTTCGTGAGGGATACTGTTGGTACCTTGTATCACCAGCAAGTGTGTAATATATTTCACAATTTTATGTCTTCTGTTATAGTGACATGTccttcatatatattatataattaatatttaacttttctaaCACGTATAATTTGTGTTATATAACAAGTTCATTGACTTGTACAAAAATTACGTTAAATGATTGAATTCATCGGTTGACGTGTAAAAAACCCTATAACTAATTTCACATCGTTTGTACTTTATTTcctaaagtttcaatttttttttgaataagCAAAATCTGAATCAATTAgcacagaaaataaaaatgtaattttttttcctctcgTTCATGGTATGGTGCAGTAAGGAAGTGACACGTGTTGGAGATTCGAAACTTGAAACTGTGCCCACACCGAACAGTAGGATTTTCAGGTGGGTTAAATCAAAAGGGGCATTTTTTTTCTCTGCATGGGAAGGACAAACACACCCATTACATAGGACAGTGCTtatgtttttttgttagttaaaacacaaaacaaaagtCATAATATAAGAGCTAAGTTCGTGTCATGTTTACTGTTCTCACTTCTCTCTCTCATGTTCATAAGTttagagagagggagagagagaaagaggtgATGTGTCTCTATTTGAGCACAGTACATATATAGTAGCTGGAGGTATAATCAGTTGCAACTATTCTATAGAATAATCAATTCTTCGGGTGGTGGGGCAGTTGCCGGCTCAGGCAGTTGGACAAGGATTCGTGAGCTTTGTCTCAAACTGTTTTAGAAAGGGTTCAGTATTGTTTTGATTATTGGGGTGGggtgcttcttcttcttcttcttcttctttctttctttcttccttcttggTTTCACTTTGTTTTTGCTTCACAGAACAAGATAGTACTCACCGTTGCCGCTTCAATCTATCCGAGGTTAGTGAAGTCgttcttcttcaatttttgtGGTGGTGGAATTTAGGATTTTGTGTGGTGCGTTGTGGATTAGTCGCGTAAATGGCAGATTCTCTTGCTGGATTGGATGCCCTTTTACTTAACTGACCCAGATAGTGTTTCTGGAAGAATATAAGCGTAGTTACTTCTTTTATGCAGAAGGTGGAATGCAAATGGGGTATTGATTCGTAGTATGTTAATGGGGGTATTGATTCAATATGCAAATGGGGTGTgcgtttttgttttttgttttgctgAGTTGTATGTATGATGTCTGCTACGGTCCTTTGACGAGGATACAGAAAATTCCTGGGTTGTCATAGCTCTAGATAGCACGAGCATATCTTTTCAGGTGTAAAATTTAGAGGAGTTGCAATGATGCTGAAAGAGGCAGCGTTTGTATTGAGCTGGTTGAGAAAGGAACATGTGGATTACATTTATAGAATACATTGTAATATGTTGTTTATCTGCAGGTTGCGTGGTTCTATTAGTAGCAAATGATGAGAGAGTAATGAAACAAATTATGCAACATTTGCCTTCCTCTTTATTTCATTATTCACcgtaaaaattatacataaagcAAGGTTGGTTTTCTGCTATTTTAGTATATGATTGAAACAAGTACTGCATCGTAATCAACATCTTTAATATACCAATGGAGAAATATTTTAACCATATACTGTAAATGCACAATATTAACCAACTTCGCTACCTTCCTGCCAGCAGTGGTTGAAATCTCCTTTTACAAATTTTTGAATTCCAAGAGTTTGAACATAACAATTTTGAGCAGGAGCGgagtgtttatttatttattttattcttgttattttgtgtttttgggAAGATTCCATAAACACTCTTCAGTGTAGAAACCTGCTAAAGGGTTTATTGTGACTTTTTCTCCTGTTGATTTTAAGACTGATTATGGTGGTTGTACCTGTTTCAGAGCTCACCACGGGGCACAATAGTGTCATAAAGGTGCTGAAGGCAGAGATGAATTTCCTTATTATATCAGTGAGTGATAAATTTAACCTTTTAAGGGAAATAAAATCTTTATTGGAGCTATCCAAATAAATCAGTGAAAATCTGGTAGACATGGAGGACAGTGAAAGGTAATAGTCATAAACACTCCTTCTCTGCCTCATTTATGCCCTTGTGTTGTGTATATTATGTTGTTCTGATTAAGCGTTTTCTGTTCTGCGTGTCTGCATATGCTATCTCTGTCTTGTAAAGTATAGGTTTGAAGAGAAGTCCTTTCCAAACGGGGATGTCTACATTGGTAAAATGAAGGACGTACTTCCCCATGGAAAAGGAAAGTACACATGGTCAGATGGGACAGTTTATGAAGGTGATTGGGTAGATGGGAAAATGACGGGGAAAGGAGTGATTACATGGCCAAGAGGAGCAAAGTATGAGGGTGAATTCTGTGGGGGTTACCTTCATGGTCATGGCACCTTTACACATTCTACCGGTTGCATTTATACCGGTGGGTGGAGGATGGATGCTCATCATGGGATTGGGAGGAAGACATATTTCAATTCAGATATATATGATGGTTTATGGAAGGAAGGAATTCGTGAAGGCTGTGGAAGGTATTCTTGGGAGAatggaaatatatatattgggaATTGGAAAAGTGGTAAAATAAATGGAAGAGGGGTTATGAAGTGGGCTAATGGTGATATTTTTGATGGTTGTTGGTTAAATGGACTTAAACAAGGATCTGGAGTGTATAAATTTGCAGATGGGGGGCTTTATATAGGGACATGGAGTAAGGGCCTAAAGGATGGAAAAGGAATATTCTATCCTGCTGGTAGTAAACAACCATCGCTAAGGAAGTTGTGCTCTCTTAACAGTGATGATAGTGGTTTGTTATCTAATACAGAAAATCATAAGCCTCCAAAACAAAAGTTTACACGTAGTTTTTCTGAAAAGATTTCAGTCAGTGGTAGATCAAAAAGTTCACGTCAAATATCACATAGGACTTCATCATTAGATTCAAATTTTAGCCTTCACAATCCTTCTGTAGATTGCATATGTCATGACTCTTCACCCTCATTATCACAGACTTTGAATGAAAGTCAATCTGAGGCCTCATTATCACCCTCTTTGGTTTATGAAAGGGAATATATGCAAGGAGTTCTAAATATGGAGAGAATCAGGCATTATTCAGAAATGCCACATAAAAACAAACGGCAAAATAAGCTTAGTGTGAAGCCGGTTAAGAAGAGTTCATGGATTGATATTTTTGGGGGCCGCCGGAGCTATTATTTGAAGCTTAATTTGCAGCTTGGCATCAGGTAAATTACATAATCCAACAGCTCCCTTCTAACCTATTTTTAAACAATTGATATAGTATATTTTACCAGTATTATCACCTTTCTGCTGAATTATACTTATTGTTACTTTAAAATCAAGACCGCGTGTAGGAAGTGATTCTACCGGAAAATTAGTTGACTTCAATCCCAAAAATAATAACTCAGAAGTATTGAACAAGTTTCCGTGTAGTTAGCAACTTAGTGGACATTAGAGTGTATTGATACATAGTTGCTCATTGATTTACAAATGAAAGATAAGGTACGATTTGTTTCATGTTGTTAACAGCACTACTAGCAGACGTATTTGCGTACGGATAGAGAATGTAAACCCGTTTAAGTACAAGAATTCCAAAATAATACATAGAAGATAGAGTGACTATCCCAAAGGGTTTAAAGCCATCATCACAAAAAGGCTTATTTTCAAGGCCGATGGGAGCTTCTTTAGTTTGCAGAAATTAATGGCTTAAATCACCTTTGACAATAGTATTTTTGTACGCTGATAATGTCGGTGCTGTAGTGTGATTATTAGATGTTAGTCATTCAGGCTGATCTTAGAGGGAAAATGACAGAAAGATGAGTGAATAGGAGGACAGAATGATATATTCTGTTGAAAGTATGTAGAGCTTTTGTCTGATATAATTACATGTTTATTCCATTCGATATTTTGTTCAATATCAAGGTTTGATTAAAGAAATTTGGCTGAATTCTCAGGTACACTGTTGGAAAGATTACACCAGTGCCTGCACGTGAAGTTCGGTCATCTGATTTTGGAGATCGAGCTAGGATAAGGATGTACTTCCCCAAGGAGGGTTCACAGCTGACTCCTCCACATTGTTCTGTAGATTTCTACTGGAAGGATTATTGCCCTATGGTCTTCAGGTATTTATTAACTACATGTACACCTGAAGAGTTGTATGTTTAGCATAATTTATTGGACCTTTTCCATATGGCTACAGTGGGATCGATTTATTTCAAAGTTGTAAGACATGACAGGATTAGCttctcttaaattttgtttagcTTATAAAACTAATAGTACACCTTAATTTATTTCCTATAGAAGAATTTCCAAAATGGAGAATAATGTTGAAAGTTTAGCCCAACCCTTTCCCTTAGGTACAAATAAAAGAAGGACGTTTAACCAATTTTAGTGTGAAAATTGTCATTATCAAAACAATATACATGAATTTGAGATTATGGTGGTATATTGGAGTCAAAGAGTGCTCAGTCAAGGCTATGGTTAAGAAGCACATGATATTTCGAGATGTATTTATTGGCTGACTCAACATAAGCAACcccttattttttaatttgcacTTTGACCATTAATGAATTGAAGGTTTCACGTGCTTGATCTATGTATGCCTCcccatatttttttcttgtgctTTCTTTGCATAATTACATTAGCATATATTTCCAGGAATTTGAGAGAGATGTTCAAATTAGATGCTGCAGAGTACATGATGTCCATTTGTGGTGATTCTGGTCTAAGGGACATATCTTCACCAGGAAAAAGTGGCAgcatcttctttctttctcaagATGATAGATTTGTGATAAAGACACTGAAAAAATATGAACTAAAGGTTTGCAATCACCCCTTTTTCTTCCATCATGGATCAAGAACATTTTTGCTTTAATTGTCTTGTATACACAAGCATATTAGAGGACATATACACAATAGAGTGATATAAAATTCCATTGGTATCAGCTACCCAACCCCACAGAAACCAGTAATGCTTGACAGTGCCACTAATCTGACTACAAAATTTAAGGAAAATGTTCAACGAAGTTCATGCCAAAATGGCTTGCTTAGGCCATTTGG contains:
- the LOC108318719 gene encoding phosphatidylinositol 4-phosphate 5-kinase 7 isoform X1, whose product is MEDSERFEEKSFPNGDVYIGKMKDVLPHGKGKYTWSDGTVYEGDWVDGKMTGKGVITWPRGAKYEGEFCGGYLHGHGTFTHSTGCIYTGGWRMDAHHGIGRKTYFNSDIYDGLWKEGIREGCGRYSWENGNIYIGNWKSGKINGRGVMKWANGDIFDGCWLNGLKQGSGVYKFADGGLYIGTWSKGLKDGKGIFYPAGSKQPSLRKLCSLNSDDSGLLSNTENHKPPKQKFTRSFSEKISVSGRSKSSRQISHRTSSLDSNFSLHNPSVDCICHDSSPSLSQTLNESQSEASLSPSLVYEREYMQGVLNMERIRHYSEMPHKNKRQNKLSVKPVKKSSWIDIFGGRRSYYLKLNLQLGIRYTVGKITPVPAREVRSSDFGDRARIRMYFPKEGSQLTPPHCSVDFYWKDYCPMVFRNLREMFKLDAAEYMMSICGDSGLRDISSPGKSGSIFFLSQDDRFVIKTLKKYELKVMLNMLPKYYHHVGRYENTLITKFFGLHRITLRGGKKVRFVVMGNMFCTELHIHRRYDLKGSSQGRYTKEEKINSNTTLKDLDLKYEFHMDKKLRESLFKQISLDCMFLESQHIIDYSLLLGLHFRAPENLKALVEPSRLMQPQLSLPSEDDAHKQGEQLIIPKGLLLVAHEPSFVNTAPGPHIRGNTLRAYSIGDKEVDLLLPGTARLRVQLGVNMPAQATRKVQEDKVEESEVELFEVYDVVLYMGIIDILQEYTVKKKLEHACKSLQYDPMTISVVKPQTYAERFINFMEKRVFPEPETP
- the LOC108318719 gene encoding phosphatidylinositol 4-phosphate 5-kinase 7 isoform X2, whose translation is MKDVLPHGKGKYTWSDGTVYEGDWVDGKMTGKGVITWPRGAKYEGEFCGGYLHGHGTFTHSTGCIYTGGWRMDAHHGIGRKTYFNSDIYDGLWKEGIREGCGRYSWENGNIYIGNWKSGKINGRGVMKWANGDIFDGCWLNGLKQGSGVYKFADGGLYIGTWSKGLKDGKGIFYPAGSKQPSLRKLCSLNSDDSGLLSNTENHKPPKQKFTRSFSEKISVSGRSKSSRQISHRTSSLDSNFSLHNPSVDCICHDSSPSLSQTLNESQSEASLSPSLVYEREYMQGVLNMERIRHYSEMPHKNKRQNKLSVKPVKKSSWIDIFGGRRSYYLKLNLQLGIRYTVGKITPVPAREVRSSDFGDRARIRMYFPKEGSQLTPPHCSVDFYWKDYCPMVFRNLREMFKLDAAEYMMSICGDSGLRDISSPGKSGSIFFLSQDDRFVIKTLKKYELKVMLNMLPKYYHHVGRYENTLITKFFGLHRITLRGGKKVRFVVMGNMFCTELHIHRRYDLKGSSQGRYTKEEKINSNTTLKDLDLKYEFHMDKKLRESLFKQISLDCMFLESQHIIDYSLLLGLHFRAPENLKALVEPSRLMQPQLSLPSEDDAHKQGEQLIIPKGLLLVAHEPSFVNTAPGPHIRGNTLRAYSIGDKEVDLLLPGTARLRVQLGVNMPAQATRKVQEDKVEESEVELFEVYDVVLYMGIIDILQEYTVKKKLEHACKSLQYDPMTISVVKPQTYAERFINFMEKRVFPEPETP